The genomic DNA ATGCCGCAGCTGCCGTTTCAACGCGCGCAGTCCCTACCTGGTCTGTGCAGTGCATCCAGCCGGGCCAGAGCAGCGGCGATGCCCTGACTTTGAGTCTCTCACTACCGTTGTCCAACGCCCTAGCGGCAACCTACCGCAGGCTTCAGTAATAGAGCCTGACTGGATGAGATTTTGGGGGCCGTCAGATGAGGAATGGTTAACCTTCTGGGGGGATGAGGACTTGAACGAGATTAATTAACTGATTAAACGATTGATTCACTAGCCGCTTAATCAGAAAGCTTTGCCAGCTTGTGCTCCCTGCTAAGAACATCTTGTCCAACCTGTTCCAGCGTTAAGGCGGTGCCGTTACCAATTTTGAGCGAATCCTACCGCCTGAACAGTCTGATCTCGCTCAGTAACTGCTCAAAGACCCTTACAATTTCGCCTTTCTCAATCTGACGTTTGCCACCCAAGAGCGAGAGCTAAAGAAGGCTCTGGCCGTCGCCCCGCTACTTAGTGGTATTGCGTTGTCACTGCCCATAAAGCAGGAGGTCAAACCCTGGTGGAGGGGTTCAACATAGAGGTAGCCAGTGGTGACTACTTTGGTTGGGGAGACTAGGCCGCGATCGCGGCCCGCGTTGACCAGCATTACCCCTGGCACGAAGTAGTAGACACCTGGCCAATCGCCCGCCCGATTGCAGCATAGACCTCCCTAGAGCTGTCCCCTACCACCGCACACCTCACCTACCCGCAACCATGACCGACAACACCGCCGACCTAGCCCGCGCACTGAAGCAGATTGAAGTCGCTACCATGGCGATCGCCGCAGCCAACCCGCCCAACTGGAAGCGCCCACTATCGGCCTACAAAGACGGCTGGGTAGCTGCGATCGGGGCAATCGAGGTAGCTCACGACAACCACGGCCCTACTGTCATTTGGTGGATGGGCCATCATTACACCCGCCGCAGTGGCAGTAACCCCAAATTTGGTGCGGCGATTTGGTTCAGCCGCAGTATGGGCAAGGGCGAAGATGGCGAGGCCAGCTACGTGAGGCTGATTACCTTCGCCGACGGCCCTACACCTACAGCAGAGCCGCTGCCTGACTACGTGGTGAAGGCCCTCGATCGCAGCAAATAGCGCTGCCACAGCGGCTCAGATGTGCGCCGCAATCGAGCTAAATTGTGAGGCTGCCGTGCTGCTGAAGGTGACCAGCGGTGGACCAAGCTGCAAGCCATCGACCCAGATGATAGCGATCGCATCCTCGACCTAGCCGACCACGCCGACTAATTTCTCAATAGCCGCAGCCCGCTCAGTGTCACGATTACCGTCGAGCCTTCGTGCCCCAGCACGCCCAGGGGCAACGTGAGGTCACCCGCAAAATTCGAAATCAGCAGAATCACGACAAACCCAAGGGCAAACACTATGTTTTGCTTAACTACGCTCTGAGCCCGGCGACCTAGCCGAATCGCGTGCTCTAGGTGCTCCAAGCGATCGGCCATCAGCACAACGTCTGCGGTTTCAAGCGCCGCGTCGCTGCCCGCGGTTCCCATCGCAATGCCCACCGATGCCTGGGCCAGGGCGGGCGCATCGTTAATGCCATCGCCGACCATCGCCACCGTTTGATACTGTTTCTGCAAGCGGCGAATCACGTCTACTTTGTCTTCGGGCAGCAGCTCGGCATGGAACTGATCGACCCCGGTCTGCTGAGCAATGCTTTGAGCCGTCCGGGCATTGTCCCCCGTTAGCATGACAATCTGCTCAACCCCCAGCCGCTTGAGTTGGGCGATCGCCCGCGCTGCAGTCGGGCGCACGGTGTCGGCAACAGCGATGATGCCCAATACCTCGCCGCCATAGGCTACCCACACCACCGTATTGCCCTCAGCTTCCCACTGCTGGCTGTGCTGAACCAAGGTTGGGGGAGGGCTCTTGGCCTGGGACTGGACAAAGGCCGCTTTACCAACCACCGCTGTTTTGCGATCAATTTCTCCGGTAATCCCCTGCCCAGTCTTGGCTTGGCCATTAACCGCCTCTGTCCAGCTCAGGTTTTGCTGGCGGACGGCCTGCACGATCGCTTCACCAATGGGATGCTCAGACAGGCTTTCCAAGGCAGCGGCAACTTGAAGTAATAGCTGCGTGGACGGCTCAACGGCCCGCATGCTGACTACCTCAATCCTGCCCGTGGTCAGCGTGCCGGTTTTGTCGAATGCGATCGCTCTCACCCGTCCCATGCGCTCCAGATGCGCTCCATTCTTAAACAAAATTCCGCGCCGCGCGCCGTTGGCAATGCCCGACAGCAGCGCGGGCATAATCGAGGCCATCAACGCACAGGGCGACGCCACGACCAAAAAAATCAAGGCCCGGTAAATGGTCTGCTCCCAGCTCCAGCCCAGTAAAAAGGGCGGCAGCACGCCCAGCAAAATTCCGGCCACCACGATGACTTTGGCATAGCCCCGCTCAAAGCGCTCGATAAACTGCTGGGAAGGTGGGGCCTCGGTTTGGGCCTGCTGCACCAGGCGAATGACTCGCTGAATTAGGCTGCTTTCGGGCGGCTGGTGAATTTTTAGCCGCAGGGCGCCGCTGCCGTTGATGGTGCCCGCAAAGACCTGGTCGCCGATCGTCTTTTCTACCGGAATGGATTCTCCGGTAATTGGTGCCTGGTTTAGGGTGCTAACCCCTTCAATCACCAACCCATCGGTCGGCACCAGCTCTCCCGGCTTGACCAGCACCTGCTCGCCAACAGCGATCGCTGAAATCGGCATAGTCTCTTCTCGCTCCCCTCGGATCACTCGCACCGTATCGGCAGTCAGGCTCATCAACCCGCGAATACTGCGCTCTGTTCGCTGCATGGCGTACCCTTCCAGCGCCCCACTGATGGCAAAAATCAGGATCAAAACCGCGCCATCCACAATCAGGAAATACTCTCGCCGCCACAGGCCCAGACTGGCCGCACCCAGAGCCGCCACGATCATCAGCAGGTCTACGTCTAGCTCTTTCTCCTTGAATAGGGTCGTTAACCCTTCCCGCGCACTCTCAAACCCGCCAATCACGTAGGCCGCCGTCAAAATCAAAATGGCCGCTCCAACCCAGCCCAGATGGAGCGATTGCCAGCCTAGGAGGACGAGAGCCGCACAGGTGAAGGCGGCGATCGCATCCGGGTGATCTTTAACCAGGCTAGACAGCCGGGGCGTGGATAGGTTGGCAGAAACCATACTGAGACCGTGAAGTAGAGACTCCCTCACCCTAAACATTGACATTAGTGTCAATGTCAATGTTTTGAGTAAGCTAGAGGGATGAAGGCTCCATACCTAACCATCAAAGAACTCACAGACGCGGTTGGCGGCGTCACCCCCCGCATGGTGAGGCACTACCACACCCTGGGGCTGCTGCCGCCCGTGCAGCGCTCCGAGGGCAACTACCGCCTCTACACCCAGCAAGACGTGCAGCGTCTTCAGCGCGTGATTGCCCTCAAGCAGCAGGGGTTTCAGCTCTCGCACATTCGCCAGCTACTCGACAGCCAGTCCGAAGAACTCACCAACCCCACATTGATGGCCCAGCTACAGCAGCAGTATCGCGCCGTGATTGAGCAAATCACCCGGCTGCGGCAGACGGCAACGGCGCTAGAGGGGCTGCTGGGGCGCGATCGCGATTGCCAGAGCACCCAGGCCGAGGTGTTGGCCCAGATCAAGCAGCTAGATGTGAATACCCAGGAGGAACTCGGCAAACTCGACCAGATCTGGTCAAATCTAGATGCCGAGACAACAGCGCACCCAGAAGCATTTCAAGAATCCCTACAGCGGCTGCTTCCTGACCTGTCTGACTACTCTGAAGTCACAGTTCATTTACTGCATCAGCTCGTGCTGGCCTGTGGCGACGTTAGCTTGATCAACTTTGTCAGCTTGAGCCCAAGTGCTGTTGCATCTGCTCGCAAAGTGCTCAAAGCAAAGTGTTGTATTGTGACAGACTTGCCAAGCGTCGCCGCCACCCTCGATCGCACTCGGTTAGCGCATTTGGAATGTCCGATCGCAACTCTGATTGATGATCCCCACATTACGGGCGTTAGTGAAGCAGAGCAAACGTTTTACAACCATCCAGCTTGGCAAGAACGGCTACGGCAGACGCCCAAGGGGTCTGTGCTGGTCATCGGATACGCCCCCTCAGTGCTGCTTGCGGCCTGCCAGCTGATTGAGCAGCAGCAAATCGAGCCCGCCCTCGTCATTGGCATGCCGATTGGGTTTAGCCATGCGCCAGCGGCAAAGCGGCGACTGGCGGCGACAAAAGTTGCTCACATCACGATTCAAGGCAGCTTCGGTGGTGGGCTTTTAGCATCAGTGACGTTAAATTCTCTAGTGGAAACGCTCATTGAAAAGCCAGATTGCCACTGTTACCTCACCCGTTCTTAGCCTTAATCCCTGTGTCGGTTAACCAATGAGTAATTCTCTGATTTTGACGCTGAAGTTAGACCAAACCACTTTCGAGCGAGCAAACACGTTACGCCAGCAGCACTTTCCCCCAGAGCGAAATGTCGTTCCG from Nodosilinea sp. FACHB-141 includes the following:
- a CDS encoding precorrin-8X methylmutase; amino-acid sequence: MKAPYLTIKELTDAVGGVTPRMVRHYHTLGLLPPVQRSEGNYRLYTQQDVQRLQRVIALKQQGFQLSHIRQLLDSQSEELTNPTLMAQLQQQYRAVIEQITRLRQTATALEGLLGRDRDCQSTQAEVLAQIKQLDVNTQEELGKLDQIWSNLDAETTAHPEAFQESLQRLLPDLSDYSEVTVHLLHQLVLACGDVSLINFVSLSPSAVASARKVLKAKCCIVTDLPSVAATLDRTRLAHLECPIATLIDDPHITGVSEAEQTFYNHPAWQERLRQTPKGSVLVIGYAPSVLLAACQLIEQQQIEPALVIGMPIGFSHAPAAKRRLAATKVAHITIQGSFGGGLLASVTLNSLVETLIEKPDCHCYLTRS
- a CDS encoding heavy metal translocating P-type ATPase codes for the protein MVSANLSTPRLSSLVKDHPDAIAAFTCAALVLLGWQSLHLGWVGAAILILTAAYVIGGFESAREGLTTLFKEKELDVDLLMIVAALGAASLGLWRREYFLIVDGAVLILIFAISGALEGYAMQRTERSIRGLMSLTADTVRVIRGEREETMPISAIAVGEQVLVKPGELVPTDGLVIEGVSTLNQAPITGESIPVEKTIGDQVFAGTINGSGALRLKIHQPPESSLIQRVIRLVQQAQTEAPPSQQFIERFERGYAKVIVVAGILLGVLPPFLLGWSWEQTIYRALIFLVVASPCALMASIMPALLSGIANGARRGILFKNGAHLERMGRVRAIAFDKTGTLTTGRIEVVSMRAVEPSTQLLLQVAAALESLSEHPIGEAIVQAVRQQNLSWTEAVNGQAKTGQGITGEIDRKTAVVGKAAFVQSQAKSPPPTLVQHSQQWEAEGNTVVWVAYGGEVLGIIAVADTVRPTAARAIAQLKRLGVEQIVMLTGDNARTAQSIAQQTGVDQFHAELLPEDKVDVIRRLQKQYQTVAMVGDGINDAPALAQASVGIAMGTAGSDAALETADVVLMADRLEHLEHAIRLGRRAQSVVKQNIVFALGFVVILLISNFAGDLTLPLGVLGHEGSTVIVTLSGLRLLRN
- a CDS encoding DUF6464 family protein; this encodes MVNASTNLSPTRQCRSCRFNARSPYLVCAVHPAGPEQRRCPDFESLTTVVQRPSGNLPQASVIEPDWMRFWGPSDEEWLTFWGDEDLNEIN
- a CDS encoding single-stranded DNA-binding protein, producing MTDNTADLARALKQIEVATMAIAAANPPNWKRPLSAYKDGWVAAIGAIEVAHDNHGPTVIWWMGHHYTRRSGSNPKFGAAIWFSRSMGKGEDGEASYVRLITFADGPTPTAEPLPDYVVKALDRSK